The proteins below are encoded in one region of Alcanivorax sp. REN37:
- a CDS encoding LuxR C-terminal-related transcriptional regulator, giving the protein MNSNSNGHQVYVTGGQQLQNSLLTEFLSKQDVHAISIRNIQDLTPAHLAQAEQALVLVDYNTVDINDTISHLLSIDPTVDADLFIAVFNVDDEGSLSRLAGLPMVNGGFLHDCPQDLLLRGIRAMFEGELWLPRKVLQQYLMRSRAFNKTFSRSEVALTEREVEVLKVMATGAKNSDIAETLNLSPHTIKTHIYNIFKKINASNRLQAVNWAQENL; this is encoded by the coding sequence ATGAATTCCAACAGTAATGGTCACCAGGTATACGTTACAGGCGGGCAGCAGCTGCAGAATTCCCTGCTGACAGAGTTCCTGAGCAAGCAGGACGTGCACGCGATTAGCATCCGCAATATCCAGGATCTGACGCCGGCCCATCTGGCCCAGGCCGAGCAGGCGCTGGTGCTGGTGGACTACAACACCGTCGACATTAACGACACCATCAGCCACTTGCTGAGCATTGACCCCACCGTGGACGCCGATCTGTTTATCGCCGTGTTCAACGTCGATGACGAAGGCTCGCTGTCGCGGCTGGCCGGGCTGCCGATGGTCAACGGCGGCTTCTTGCATGACTGCCCGCAGGACCTGCTGCTGCGCGGCATCCGCGCCATGTTCGAGGGTGAGCTGTGGCTGCCGCGCAAAGTGCTGCAGCAATACTTGATGCGCAGCCGCGCATTCAACAAGACCTTCTCGCGCAGCGAAGTGGCGCTCACCGAACGGGAAGTGGAAGTGTTGAAAGTGATGGCCACCGGCGCCAAGAACTCGGATATCGCCGAGACGCTGAACCTGAGCCCGCACACCATCAAGACCCACATTTACAACATCTTTAAGAAGATCAACGCCTCCAACCGCCTGCAGGCGGTGAACTGGGCGCAAGAGAACCTCTGA
- the uvrA gene encoding excinuclease ABC subunit UvrA: MDTILVRGARTHNLKNIDLDLPRDKLVVITGLSGSGKSSLAFDTLYAEGQRRYVESLSTYARQFLSMMEKPDVDHIEGLSPAISIEQKSTSHNPRSTVGTITEIYDYLRLLFARAGEPRCPEHQVPLTAQTVSQMVDQVLALPEGSKLMLLAPVVRDKKGEHLHLLDQLRAQGFVRARVNGLVIDLDDVPALDKKKKHSIEVVIDRFKVRADLQNRLAESFETALELADGIALVAPMEGDGEELVFSARFACPHCGYSIPELEPRLFSFNNPAGACPTCDGLGVQQFFDADKVVTDDSLSLSQGAIRGWDRRHVYYFQMLGALASHFGFDLDTPFSELPAAVRKKILQGTGREEVEFRYLNDRGDVVARKHPFEGILPNMERRYRETESESVREDLAGFLSTSACPACDGSRLRESARHVFIDNRSLPDLVSLPVGRAAAYFGQLALAGHRGEIAAKILKEIRERLQFLVNVGLDYLSLARNADTLSGGEAQRIRLASQIGAGLVGVMYVLDEPSIGLHQRDNERLLNTLVRLRDLGNTVIVVEHDEDAIRSADYLVDIGPGAGVHGGQVVAQGTAEEVAANPASITGDYLSGRKAIAVPAQRHQPGEQWLTLSGARGNNLKDATLRVPVGLFTCVTGVSGSGKSTLINSTLYPLAATRLNGATSLKPASYDQLDGLDHFDKVIDIDQSPIGRTPRSNPATYTGLFTPIRELFAGTQEARARGYKPGRFSFNVRGGRCEACQGDGVIKVEMHFLPDIYVPCEVCAGKRYNRETLEILYKGKSIHDVLDMTVEVAREFFDAVPALARKLQTLIDVGLSYITLGQAATTLSGGEAQRVKLAKELSKRDTGRTLYILDEPTTGLHFHDIQQLLGVLFRLRDQGNSILVIEHNLDVIKTADWIVDLGPEGGDGGGQIIAEGTPEQVAEVAGSHTARFLKPLL; this comes from the coding sequence ATGGACACCATCCTGGTTCGCGGCGCACGCACCCATAACCTCAAGAACATTGACCTCGATCTGCCTCGCGACAAGCTGGTGGTGATCACCGGGCTATCCGGCTCGGGCAAGTCGTCGTTGGCGTTCGACACTCTGTACGCGGAAGGCCAGCGGCGCTATGTGGAGTCGCTGTCGACCTACGCGCGGCAGTTCTTGTCGATGATGGAAAAACCGGATGTGGACCATATCGAGGGTCTGTCGCCGGCGATTTCGATCGAGCAGAAATCCACCAGCCATAACCCGCGCTCCACCGTTGGCACCATCACCGAGATCTACGATTACCTGCGGCTGCTGTTTGCCCGCGCCGGTGAGCCGCGCTGCCCCGAGCACCAGGTGCCGCTGACCGCGCAAACCGTCAGTCAGATGGTGGATCAGGTGCTGGCGCTGCCGGAGGGCAGCAAGCTGATGCTGCTGGCGCCGGTGGTGCGTGACAAGAAAGGTGAGCACTTGCACCTGCTCGACCAGCTGCGAGCGCAGGGTTTCGTCCGTGCCCGCGTCAATGGTCTGGTGATTGACCTGGATGATGTACCGGCGCTGGACAAGAAAAAGAAGCACAGCATTGAAGTGGTGATCGACCGCTTTAAGGTACGCGCTGACCTACAAAACCGACTGGCGGAATCGTTCGAAACCGCACTCGAGCTGGCCGACGGCATCGCCCTGGTGGCACCGATGGAAGGTGATGGCGAGGAGCTGGTGTTCTCCGCGCGCTTCGCCTGCCCCCATTGTGGTTACAGCATTCCGGAGCTGGAGCCACGGCTGTTCTCGTTCAACAACCCGGCCGGTGCTTGCCCCACCTGCGACGGCCTCGGCGTGCAGCAGTTCTTCGATGCCGACAAGGTGGTGACCGATGACTCGCTATCGCTGTCGCAGGGCGCCATCCGTGGCTGGGACCGCCGCCACGTGTACTACTTCCAGATGCTGGGTGCTCTTGCCAGCCATTTCGGCTTTGACCTGGATACCCCGTTCAGCGAGCTGCCAGCCGCGGTGCGCAAGAAAATCCTGCAGGGCACCGGTCGCGAAGAAGTGGAGTTCCGCTACCTCAACGATCGCGGCGATGTGGTGGCCCGCAAACATCCTTTCGAAGGCATCCTGCCGAATATGGAACGGCGCTATCGTGAAACCGAGTCTGAGTCGGTCCGTGAAGACCTAGCGGGTTTCCTTAGCACATCGGCTTGCCCGGCCTGCGATGGATCGCGGCTACGCGAATCCGCGCGCCATGTGTTCATTGATAACCGTTCCCTGCCAGACCTGGTAAGCCTGCCGGTGGGTCGTGCGGCAGCCTATTTCGGTCAGTTGGCGCTGGCCGGCCATCGTGGCGAAATCGCCGCCAAGATCCTCAAGGAAATCCGCGAACGGTTGCAGTTTCTGGTCAACGTCGGCCTCGATTACCTGTCGCTGGCGCGCAACGCCGACACGCTGTCCGGCGGCGAAGCACAGCGCATCCGCCTCGCCTCCCAGATCGGCGCTGGCTTGGTGGGGGTAATGTATGTGCTCGATGAACCATCCATCGGCCTGCACCAACGCGACAATGAACGCCTGCTGAACACGCTGGTACGCCTGCGCGACCTGGGCAACACCGTGATCGTGGTGGAGCACGACGAGGACGCTATCCGTAGCGCTGATTACCTGGTCGACATCGGCCCTGGCGCCGGCGTGCACGGCGGCCAAGTGGTGGCCCAGGGCACCGCCGAAGAAGTAGCGGCTAACCCGGCGTCGATCACCGGCGATTACCTGTCCGGGCGCAAGGCAATTGCCGTGCCGGCGCAGCGCCACCAACCCGGGGAGCAGTGGTTGACGCTGTCCGGTGCGCGCGGCAACAACCTCAAAGACGCTACCCTGCGGGTGCCGGTGGGGCTGTTTACTTGCGTCACCGGGGTTTCCGGTTCCGGCAAATCGACGCTGATCAACAGCACGCTCTATCCGCTGGCGGCAACACGCCTGAACGGTGCCACCAGCCTTAAACCCGCCAGTTACGACCAGCTCGACGGGCTCGATCATTTCGACAAGGTGATCGACATTGACCAGTCGCCGATTGGCCGCACACCGCGCTCCAACCCGGCCACCTACACCGGCCTGTTTACACCGATCCGCGAATTGTTCGCCGGCACTCAAGAAGCGCGCGCACGCGGTTACAAGCCGGGGCGTTTCAGTTTCAACGTGCGCGGCGGCCGTTGTGAGGCCTGCCAAGGCGACGGCGTGATCAAGGTGGAAATGCACTTCCTACCGGACATCTATGTGCCCTGCGAAGTGTGCGCCGGCAAACGCTATAACCGCGAGACCTTGGAGATCCTCTACAAGGGTAAAAGCATCCACGATGTGCTCGACATGACCGTGGAAGTGGCGCGCGAGTTCTTCGATGCGGTACCGGCGCTGGCGCGCAAGCTGCAGACGCTGATCGATGTGGGCTTGAGTTACATTACTCTCGGCCAGGCCGCCACTACGCTGTCCGGTGGCGAAGCACAGCGGGTCAAGCTGGCCAAAGAGCTGTCCAAGCGCGACACCGGCCGCACGCTGTACATCCTCGATGAGCCCACCACCGGGCTGCACTTCCACGACATCCAGCAGCTGCTTGGCGTGTTGTTCAGGCTGCGCGACCAGGGCAACAGTATTTTGGTGATCGAACACAACTTGGATGTCATCAAGACCGCCGACTGGATCGTTGATCTAGGGCCGGAAGGCGGTGATGGCGGCGGGCAGATCATTGCCGAGGGCACGCCGGAACAAGTGGCCGAAGTGGCCGGCAGTCATACCGCGCGTTTCCTAAAACCGCTGCTGTAA
- a CDS encoding L-lactate permease, translating into MSWIFSALPIIALLILMVQMNWTAQQAGATGIFISVGVAIFVFDMSLRALSVSGAKGVWDALPILYVVWPALLLYQVMNQSGGYDALRQGIAKLSRNELFVVVALGWVFTSFLQGIDGFGTPIAVVAPLLVAFGMKPIYAVAIPIIAHIWAKFFGTLGVGWLATLAVVDFDPASELSMGLQAAALISIQAFFGGFTVAYMYGRWAAVKAGLPLVLIIASIHAIGQFLVVYIDPILAAFLPAALAMLALYPLSRWRRYREPDLSITDRPAMLGDAHVEAQSTAAPMGMGMAFFPYALLTVLALATSLIDPLRAFLHGPSFGFLFPALQSAAGGGLAAAELYAPLHFLNHPGATITVTALVTWVLFRRKDFFRQWTARSGKQPAGILQGLVASAVPASVPIVAFLVLASVMKHSGQNAMLALGVAAIAPTYVFAFLANGIGLLGAFMTSSSTSSQVIFSELQVELAKAKGLPPTTILAAQSAGGAIGNAIAPANVVMGASTANINGQEGAILRKTLPWTLAAFVLTGVMTVLFSLYF; encoded by the coding sequence ATGAGCTGGATTTTTTCAGCGCTTCCTATCATTGCCCTACTTATTTTAATGGTCCAAATGAACTGGACCGCCCAGCAGGCGGGAGCCACTGGGATCTTCATCTCGGTCGGAGTGGCCATTTTCGTTTTTGACATGAGTCTGCGCGCGCTGTCAGTGTCCGGTGCTAAGGGCGTTTGGGATGCGCTGCCAATTCTCTACGTGGTGTGGCCGGCGCTGTTGCTGTACCAGGTGATGAATCAGTCCGGCGGCTATGACGCGTTGCGCCAAGGCATTGCCAAGCTGTCCCGTAACGAGCTGTTCGTGGTGGTCGCGCTGGGCTGGGTGTTCACCTCGTTCCTGCAAGGCATCGACGGTTTCGGCACCCCGATCGCGGTGGTGGCGCCACTGCTGGTGGCCTTCGGCATGAAGCCGATCTACGCCGTGGCGATTCCGATCATTGCCCACATCTGGGCCAAGTTCTTCGGCACCCTTGGTGTTGGCTGGCTGGCAACGTTGGCGGTAGTGGATTTCGACCCCGCCAGCGAGCTGTCTATGGGCCTGCAAGCGGCCGCGCTGATCAGCATCCAGGCATTTTTCGGCGGCTTCACCGTGGCCTACATGTATGGTCGCTGGGCGGCGGTGAAAGCCGGTCTGCCACTGGTATTGATCATTGCCAGCATCCACGCCATCGGCCAGTTCCTGGTGGTCTACATCGACCCGATTCTGGCCGCCTTCCTGCCGGCCGCCCTCGCGATGTTGGCGCTGTACCCGCTGTCACGCTGGCGCCGGTACCGCGAGCCGGATCTGAGCATCACCGACCGCCCCGCCATGCTCGGCGACGCGCATGTGGAAGCGCAGTCGACGGCCGCACCGATGGGCATGGGCATGGCGTTCTTCCCCTACGCCCTGTTGACGGTGTTGGCACTGGCCACCTCGCTGATTGATCCCCTGCGTGCATTCCTGCACGGGCCGTCATTCGGTTTCCTGTTCCCGGCGCTGCAGTCTGCTGCCGGCGGCGGTTTGGCGGCAGCAGAGCTGTACGCACCGCTGCATTTCCTCAACCATCCAGGCGCCACCATCACCGTGACCGCGCTGGTAACGTGGGTTCTGTTCCGGCGCAAGGACTTCTTCCGCCAGTGGACCGCCCGCAGTGGCAAGCAGCCGGCCGGCATTTTGCAGGGGCTGGTGGCCTCGGCGGTGCCAGCCTCGGTGCCGATCGTCGCCTTCCTGGTGCTGGCCTCGGTGATGAAACACTCCGGTCAGAACGCCATGTTGGCGCTGGGTGTCGCCGCCATTGCGCCGACCTACGTGTTCGCGTTCCTCGCCAACGGCATCGGCTTGTTGGGCGCCTTCATGACTTCCAGCAGCACCTCATCACAGGTCATTTTCTCGGAGTTGCAGGTGGAGCTGGCTAAAGCCAAAGGCCTGCCGCCGACCACCATTCTGGCCGCCCAGAGTGCCGGCGGTGCGATCGGCAACGCCATCGCCCCCGCCAACGTGGTGATGGGCGCCAGTACCGCCAACATCAACGGCCAGGAAGGCGCGATCTTGCGTAAAACGCTGCCGTGGACGCTGGCAGCCTTCGTCCTCACCGGCGTGATGACGGTGCTGTTTTCCCTGTATTTCTGA
- the ggt gene encoding gamma-glutamyltransferase, giving the protein MISANGPRTGRPAVIASRGMVSTPHYLASATGQDILRRGGSAVDAAIAISATLCVVYPHMAGLGGDAFLLIAGGAAHNVEAIDASGPAAALATRDYYRELGHTEQIPMRGALAALTTPGVVDGWRLAHERYGKLAWKELFADAIDYARNGMAITRSLADWLVTDEAILNANADMARIFLPSGKPQREGTLLVQKELADTFEYLAEHGARDGFYEGPIAKEMGRALEAMGSPLRYEDFASFKAQWVEPISGSYRGHQVYQLPPSTQGFAAIQILNLLEQSDVKSWGPNSADYYHHLVEAIKVSFADRDEWLTDPAHVDIPLDTLLSADYARERLKLIQPEQALADGRIEPGIRFGDDARRQIPDGDTVYFCAVDSDGLTVSNIQSIYHDFGAAVIAGNTGVIMQNRGSFFALDAAHPNTLEPGKRTFHTIIPAMLLKDGKPVLAYGTMGGEGQPQTQAAMLTRILDFGFNVQQAIEAPRWLMGRTWGTVSRDLMLESRIPEEVIRELRLRGHPVKMAAGWDGTLGHAQAIRIHADGQYEGGADPRGDGLALGY; this is encoded by the coding sequence ATGATCAGTGCCAATGGCCCCAGAACCGGCCGCCCCGCGGTCATCGCTTCGCGCGGCATGGTCAGCACGCCGCATTACTTGGCTTCTGCCACCGGCCAGGACATCCTGCGCCGGGGCGGTAGCGCGGTGGACGCCGCCATCGCCATCAGCGCCACCTTGTGTGTGGTCTACCCGCACATGGCGGGCCTCGGCGGTGACGCCTTCCTGCTGATTGCCGGCGGTGCCGCCCATAACGTGGAAGCTATCGATGCCAGTGGTCCAGCGGCAGCGCTGGCGACCCGTGACTACTACCGTGAGTTGGGCCACACCGAGCAGATTCCCATGCGCGGCGCACTGGCCGCCCTGACCACGCCCGGCGTGGTGGACGGCTGGCGACTGGCCCACGAGCGTTACGGCAAGCTGGCATGGAAAGAGCTGTTTGCCGATGCCATCGACTACGCCCGCAACGGCATGGCGATCACCCGTTCACTGGCCGATTGGCTAGTGACCGACGAGGCGATTCTCAATGCCAACGCCGACATGGCGCGCATCTTCCTGCCCAGCGGCAAACCTCAGCGTGAAGGCACCTTGCTGGTACAGAAAGAGCTGGCTGATACCTTCGAGTATTTGGCCGAGCACGGCGCTCGTGATGGTTTCTATGAAGGCCCCATCGCCAAAGAAATGGGCCGCGCCCTGGAAGCCATGGGCTCGCCGCTGCGCTATGAGGACTTTGCTTCGTTCAAAGCCCAGTGGGTGGAGCCGATTTCCGGTTCCTACCGCGGTCACCAGGTTTACCAGCTGCCGCCGTCCACCCAGGGCTTTGCCGCGATCCAGATCCTGAATCTGCTGGAGCAGTCGGATGTGAAAAGTTGGGGCCCAAACAGCGCCGACTATTACCACCATCTAGTGGAGGCCATCAAAGTCTCGTTCGCTGACCGTGACGAGTGGCTGACCGACCCGGCCCACGTGGACATTCCGCTCGACACGCTGCTGTCAGCAGATTACGCCCGTGAACGGCTGAAGCTGATCCAGCCGGAGCAGGCGCTGGCCGATGGCCGCATCGAACCGGGCATTCGCTTCGGTGACGACGCCCGCCGCCAGATCCCCGACGGCGATACGGTGTACTTCTGCGCGGTGGACAGCGACGGCCTGACGGTGTCCAACATCCAGTCGATCTACCACGACTTCGGCGCGGCAGTGATCGCCGGCAACACCGGCGTCATCATGCAAAATAGGGGCTCGTTCTTCGCGCTGGATGCGGCCCACCCGAACACGCTGGAGCCGGGCAAACGCACTTTCCACACCATCATTCCGGCGATGCTGCTGAAAGACGGCAAACCGGTGCTGGCCTACGGCACCATGGGCGGCGAAGGCCAGCCGCAAACTCAGGCGGCAATGCTGACCCGTATCCTCGACTTCGGTTTCAACGTGCAGCAGGCGATTGAAGCACCGCGCTGGCTGATGGGCCGCACCTGGGGCACGGTATCGCGCGACCTGATGCTGGAGTCACGCATTCCAGAGGAAGTGATTCGCGAACTGCGGCTGCGTGGCCATCCGGTGAAAATGGCGGCCGGCTGGGACGGCACCTTGGGCCATGCCCAAGCGATCCGCATCCACGCGGACGGCCAGTATGAAGGCGGTGCCGACCCGCGCGGCGACGGTCTGGCACTGGGTTACTGA
- the nuoN gene encoding NADH-quinone oxidoreductase subunit NuoN — MNLTTEHFIALLPLLITAGTLMAAMLGIAWKRCHRMTFLITVVGLNLALLSLYPVLKVAPLEVTPLMTVDRLAVMMMALVLVAGLAVATLARAYLGHQEGEGYPANREEMYLLVLLSVAGALVLVSTRHLAGMFIGLELMSMPLYGMIGYAFFQRRSLEAALKYLVLSGAGSAALLFGTALLYAEAGSLAFSDLALLDGGSHFAQLALGLMVVGFAFKLSLAPFHLWTPDVYEGAPAPVATFLATVGKVAVFTVMLRLFMELPVVNEGWLKPMLMVLAGLSILVGNLLALQQSNIKRLLGYSSVAHFGYLLLVVFPGNVESVEAAVVYMATYLFTSVAVFGVVTLMSSPFGGRDSDALYEYRGLFWRRPWLTAVMTVGMLSLAGIPLTAGFIGKFYLIAVGVGAQLWWLIGLLIVGSAIGLYYYLRVMTTLFLLEGRMIRRQPPLNWEQQAGGIMLLLAAALVIVLGVYPQPLLVLAQAASL, encoded by the coding sequence ATGAATCTGACGACTGAACATTTTATTGCACTGCTGCCATTGCTGATCACCGCCGGCACGTTGATGGCGGCGATGCTCGGCATCGCTTGGAAACGCTGCCACCGCATGACCTTCCTGATCACCGTGGTGGGGCTGAACTTGGCGCTGCTGTCGCTGTATCCGGTGCTGAAAGTGGCACCGCTGGAGGTCACCCCGCTGATGACGGTGGACCGGCTGGCGGTGATGATGATGGCGCTGGTGCTGGTGGCCGGCTTGGCCGTGGCCACGCTGGCGCGCGCCTACCTCGGTCACCAAGAAGGGGAAGGTTACCCGGCTAACCGGGAAGAAATGTACCTGCTGGTGCTGCTGTCGGTGGCTGGCGCATTGGTGCTGGTGAGCACGCGCCACTTGGCTGGCATGTTCATTGGCTTGGAACTGATGTCGATGCCGCTGTACGGCATGATCGGCTACGCCTTCTTCCAACGCCGTTCACTGGAAGCCGCGCTCAAGTACTTGGTGCTGTCCGGCGCCGGCAGCGCTGCGCTGCTGTTTGGCACCGCGTTGTTGTATGCCGAAGCCGGCAGCTTGGCGTTTTCCGACCTTGCGCTGCTTGATGGCGGCTCACACTTTGCCCAGTTGGCCCTCGGTCTGATGGTGGTCGGCTTCGCCTTCAAGCTGTCGCTGGCGCCATTCCATCTGTGGACCCCGGACGTATACGAAGGCGCGCCGGCGCCGGTGGCGACCTTCCTCGCCACGGTCGGCAAAGTGGCGGTGTTCACCGTCATGCTGCGTCTGTTCATGGAACTGCCGGTGGTGAACGAAGGCTGGCTGAAGCCGATGCTGATGGTGCTGGCGGGGCTGTCGATTTTGGTCGGCAACCTGTTGGCGCTGCAGCAAAGCAACATCAAGCGACTGCTCGGTTACTCCTCGGTGGCGCACTTCGGTTACCTGCTGCTGGTGGTGTTCCCGGGTAACGTCGAGTCGGTGGAAGCGGCGGTGGTGTACATGGCCACTTACCTGTTCACCAGCGTGGCGGTGTTCGGCGTGGTGACCTTAATGTCGAGCCCGTTCGGTGGCCGCGACAGCGATGCGCTGTACGAATACCGCGGTCTGTTCTGGCGCCGCCCTTGGCTTACCGCGGTGATGACGGTGGGCATGCTGTCGCTGGCGGGTATTCCGCTCACCGCCGGTTTCATTGGCAAGTTCTACCTGATCGCAGTGGGTGTTGGTGCTCAGCTGTGGTGGCTGATTGGGTTGCTGATCGTCGGCTCCGCCATTGGCCTGTACTACTACCTGCGAGTGATGACCACGCTGTTCCTGCTGGAAGGCCGCATGATTCGTCGCCAACCGCCGCTCAATTGGGAACAGCAGGCTGGCGGCATCATGCTGCTGCTGGCCGCCGCCCTGGTGATTGTGCTCGGGGTCTATCCGCAGCCGCTGCTGGTGCTGGCACAGGCCGCGTCGCTGTAA